The DNA window ATCGCACCAAGTACAACATGGTGGTGGAAGTTGTGGGTGAGCGGGACAATCTGACGCGCTACGCGGTCTGCATCAACCCCGTCAGCAGCGCGTTCATCGCTCGCGATCACGGCGCCAAGCCGGTCGTCGTGACAGGCGCAGTCGAGCGCGAAGGAGACCTGCACATCATCGTACCTGTCGAAATTGAGCGGCAACATATCCCCAAGGAACCGTGACGCATTTTAAACTCGCACTGAACCTTCATTGACGACATCTATGCGAACCAATCTGCTTTGTTTCATCCTCAGCGTCATCATCGCTATCGCACTGTCACAGAAGGCGATCGCGACGCCACCCTCCGGGTTCGCGGCTGATGGAGTCATCAAGTCGGTGGACGTGAAGAAGTCCGAGGTGACTTTCACCGTCAAGCACTCCGACGGCGCACGCGACTACACCGCGCCCATTCGGCCGGCGACGAAGATCGAAGTGGACGGCAAGCCGGCCGAACTAAAGGACCTGAAGGCTGGGATGGCGGCCTGGGCGCATATCATCTCCAAAGGCGATCGATACTTCGAAGCGATCAAGGCGCCGCCAAAGAAATGATGCTCCACGTATGACGAGATTCGAGGCTCAAGGAATTGCCATGGGCGTACTTCGTCGTTTGTTGATTGTATTTGCCGCAATCTGCACCTTCGCCGCGGCGGTCCCCGCGCCCGGGGACAATCCGCCGACCGTCGCCGCGGAACTGGAAAAACTTCGCGGTGCCTGGGCAATCAAGAAGGTGACGATCAGCGGGGAGGAAGTTGCTGCCGAAAACCAGCCAAAGGCGTTCGTATTCAACGGTACGAAGCTCACACCTGACGACGACCCGGAAGACTTCGCCGTCGTCACGC is part of the Humisphaera borealis genome and encodes:
- a CDS encoding TIGR03067 domain-containing protein; translated protein: MGVLRRLLIVFAAICTFAAAVPAPGDNPPTVAAELEKLRGAWAIKKVTISGEEVAAENQPKAFVFNGTKLTPDDDPEDFAVVTLDPKQVPPAIDLVSKKREKSLGIYEIDGETLKLCFNEPGGARPQTFASAKGSRVSYIILKRMNK